A window of Formosa sp. Hel1_31_208 contains these coding sequences:
- a CDS encoding cupin domain-containing protein — MKPINIKEKHLLFTKTWHPHRIALVDNMQVILAKIKGEFVWHSHDNEDELFQVLKGTLYMQFRDRTEVVKEGEIIVVPKGVEHNPCTKNDEEVHLLLFEKLDTEHTGNVEHERTQTEYPEI, encoded by the coding sequence ATGAAACCCATAAATATTAAAGAAAAACATCTCCTGTTTACCAAAACGTGGCATCCGCATCGCATTGCCCTAGTTGATAACATGCAGGTCATTTTAGCCAAAATTAAAGGCGAGTTTGTATGGCATAGTCATGACAATGAAGACGAACTGTTTCAAGTCCTTAAAGGCACGTTATACATGCAGTTTCGAGACCGTACAGAAGTTGTTAAAGAAGGGGAAATTATTGTAGTTCCCAAGGGTGTCGAACATAATCCATGCACAAAAAATGATGAGGAAGTACATCTTTTATTATTTGAAAAACTGGACACTGAACACACAGGAAATGTAGAACACGAACGCACACAAA